GGGCCCGTTAAACCTGCTCCCCAGCTCTTTCACCACACTATCATCGGGATTGTGAGCATCGGCTTTGTTGATGAACAATATGGAAGGCTTATAGGTTATGTTCTCGAAAATAGCTTGTTCAACATCATCAATAGTAACCTCCCCGTAAATCTTGACGTGCGCATTGTAAATCTTGTAGCTCTCGAGCAGTTTTCTAACATCCTCACTTGTCGCATTGATTAAACGACCCATTAACGTAACCCTGATCCCGGACTTCCCAGACCTGTATGTTTCTAATACAACGCGTCCCCTCGGCTTGGTTAAAAGTATCCCTTCCTCTTCTAATATCTCCTTGACAACGGTGAACTGCTCTAAAACATCCTTAGTGGCGTCTAAGACGATTAAGAGCGCGTCTGCATTTCTAGCCAAGCCGATGATTTTAGACAATAGCTTGCTCCCGGGGCTTAACGGTGGAGTGTCAACTAGTTGCAGCAAAACATCCTCATACCTCAGCATACCTGGTACCGGGAACGTCGTGGAGAACTCGTAATCAGCAACCACGGTCTTAGCACCTGTTAACTTATTGACCAGCAGGCTCTTACCGGTATTAGGCAATCCTATAACGCAGATTTGGGCGGAACCTTCTTTCTCTATGAAGAAGGTTATCCCTCCGCCTGTCCTCCTCCTTTTCTTCTGTTCTAACTCCTCGCGAAGCTCCGCTAGCCTCCGGCTTGCCCAATGCCTTAAATTCTCCGTTCCCTTATGCTTTGGAACGCTTGACAAAAACTCCTCTATAGCAGCTATTTTCTCCTCTGGAGTCTTAGCCTCCATTACCTTAATCCATTTAGCCTTCGCCTCGGCGGGGAGATTTGTCGGCATTTTTTAACCCTTTCAACCCTACGAAATCCCATAAAGTCCTGGGCTTTCTCTGCTTCAAAATAAACCAACCAGGTGCTTTATACTTTAGTATAGACCATGATTTTCTGACAATAGGAGGCGGGTGTTCAAAAGAGCTATATGCTTTGTTAAGCCACTCCACAGTCCTAGAGTCAGATGGGTATCCCGAGCCGAAGTCACCGTGAACACTAATGTTTGAACTAATCGACAAGTCTCTCGATACTTTCGCAATAATACTCGCAAGGGAGACCACAGGGTATTTAGAATCTGCTTCGCTCTCAAACACGAGCTTGTATTGTTTCCCGAACAATTTAGAACACTCTTTCTCAACAACCTTTTTAAAACCCTTTACCTCGTCAACATAGATTTCCACCAGTTTTCCATCCAGGCTTGAAAGGAGAGTATTAAAGAATCGAAGAATCCTGATTATGCTTCCAGCGGTTAGAAGATTCAGGTTTTCACGATCGATCTCCGCAGGTGGAATATAATCTATGTAGAACGAGACATTAGAGTTTTTCAAAGAAAGGAATGATTCAAGCCTCCCCCTAGGAGTCATGGTTTTACTATCTCTTAACTCAATCCTTGCAAGCAAATCCTCGATCGCATCCTCCTCAACCATCACTCCTGCTACAACCATGTCTCCTACTAGCGGGCCTCTCCCCGCTTCATCTATACCGATAAGATACTTCTTCATTAGATTTCTCCTTAAATAATGAAAAACTATTTCTTCTTGGGAAAGACGACTTTTATGAAGTGTTTGCTGGGATCCCGGGTTATAGTAGCTCCGGAGATATCCACGTCAGAAGGT
This region of Thermosphaera aggregans genomic DNA includes:
- a CDS encoding OBG GTPase family GTP-binding protein, which encodes MPTNLPAEAKAKWIKVMEAKTPEEKIAAIEEFLSSVPKHKGTENLRHWASRRLAELREELEQKKRRRTGGGITFFIEKEGSAQICVIGLPNTGKSLLVNKLTGAKTVVADYEFSTTFPVPGMLRYEDVLLQLVDTPPLSPGSKLLSKIIGLARNADALLIVLDATKDVLEQFTVVKEILEEEGILLTKPRGRVVLETYRSGKSGIRVTLMGRLINATSEDVRKLLESYKIYNAHVKIYGEVTIDDVEQAIFENITYKPSILFINKADAHNPDDSVVKELGSRFNGPILVGSAKTGLGLDKIGAEIFRYLELVRVYTKAPNAPPSHKPLVLRKGATIYDVAISIHKDFVEKFQYARVWGSSSKYPGERVGLDHVVEDKDVVEIHIRG
- the rnhB gene encoding ribonuclease HII, with protein sequence MKKYLIGIDEAGRGPLVGDMVVAGVMVEEDAIEDLLARIELRDSKTMTPRGRLESFLSLKNSNVSFYIDYIPPAEIDRENLNLLTAGSIIRILRFFNTLLSSLDGKLVEIYVDEVKGFKKVVEKECSKLFGKQYKLVFESEADSKYPVVSLASIIAKVSRDLSISSNISVHGDFGSGYPSDSRTVEWLNKAYSSFEHPPPIVRKSWSILKYKAPGWFILKQRKPRTLWDFVGLKGLKNADKSPRRGEG